The proteins below are encoded in one region of Sphingobacterium sp. R2:
- a CDS encoding NAD-dependent deacetylase, translating into MKKKNIVVLSGAGISAESGILTFRDANGLWEGHDVMEVASIEGWRRNPSLVQEFYNLRRRAASLAQANLAHFALAKLESKYNVVVITQNVDLLHEQAGSSQVIHLHGRLDQAKSSIDDRLVYPIVGNEIKMGDLCQKGSQLRPNIVWFGEAVPAIEEAVHFVSEADILIIVGTSLQVYPAAGLKEFAPNRCKTFLIDKKIPNNKSLRNITFFEEAATVAVPKLVKELLD; encoded by the coding sequence ATGAAAAAGAAAAATATCGTAGTATTAAGTGGAGCTGGTATTTCGGCAGAAAGTGGTATACTTACATTTAGGGATGCAAACGGATTATGGGAGGGGCATGATGTGATGGAAGTAGCTTCTATTGAGGGCTGGCGTAGAAATCCGTCACTGGTCCAAGAGTTTTATAATCTGAGAAGGAGGGCGGCTTCGTTGGCACAAGCAAACCTCGCTCATTTTGCTTTAGCCAAACTTGAATCTAAATACAATGTAGTTGTTATCACACAAAATGTCGATCTCTTACACGAGCAAGCGGGGTCATCGCAAGTTATTCATTTGCATGGTCGCCTAGATCAGGCAAAGTCCTCTATTGATGACCGACTGGTTTATCCAATTGTCGGAAATGAGATCAAAATGGGGGATCTGTGTCAAAAAGGGAGTCAGTTGAGGCCTAATATCGTCTGGTTTGGAGAGGCCGTACCAGCAATCGAAGAGGCTGTCCATTTCGTTTCGGAAGCTGATATATTGATCATTGTAGGTACCTCGTTGCAAGTTTATCCTGCAGCTGGACTCAAAGAATTTGCACCCAATCGTTGCAAAACATTTTTAATCGATAAAAAAATACCGAACAACAAATCCTTGCGTAATATAACTTTTTTTGAGGAGGCAGCTACTGTCGCTGTTCCCAAATTAGTAAAGGAATTACTTGATTAG
- a CDS encoding DUF2891 domain-containing protein has protein sequence MKKAIGILCVSFAVIACHNNSQIKVNTSTYNQPLVLDSMQAKHLLSLPLHCIGVEYPNKLGQVLGNDLDLKSPRILHPIFYGCFDWHSSVHGYWSIVHILKEFPNLDSSGEIRRQLNQNITAENVAIELAFFKDKNNKNFERTYGWAWLLQLHKELLTWKDADAKRWAMNLEPLASHVVRSYEEYLPKLVYPIRTGYHDNSAFGLSLSLDYARTTGNVTFEKSLMTNASRLFSQDKGCNISFEPSGSDFLSPCLEEALCMSLVLQKEDYRKWLKEFMPELFSVSFNLEPGIVKDRTDGHLVHLDGLNFSRANCLNGIARALPELSYLHKLANKHLMYSLPNITNNDDYMGSHWLGTFALYALSKH, from the coding sequence ATGAAAAAAGCAATAGGAATTCTTTGCGTATCATTTGCTGTTATAGCCTGCCATAATAATTCGCAAATTAAAGTAAACACAAGCACATATAATCAGCCTTTAGTTTTGGATAGTATGCAAGCGAAGCATTTGCTCAGTTTACCATTACATTGCATCGGAGTGGAGTATCCCAATAAACTCGGACAGGTGCTAGGTAATGATCTCGATCTGAAATCACCGCGCATACTACACCCAATTTTTTATGGTTGTTTTGATTGGCATTCTTCTGTACATGGTTATTGGTCAATCGTCCATATTTTGAAGGAATTTCCCAATCTGGATAGTTCTGGAGAAATTCGGCGGCAATTAAACCAAAATATAACAGCAGAAAATGTTGCGATCGAACTAGCTTTTTTCAAAGATAAGAATAATAAAAATTTTGAGCGTACGTATGGATGGGCTTGGTTGTTACAGTTACATAAAGAGTTGTTAACCTGGAAAGATGCAGATGCAAAACGCTGGGCCATGAACCTAGAACCTTTGGCGAGTCATGTCGTACGATCTTATGAGGAGTATCTGCCCAAATTGGTTTATCCGATCAGAACAGGATACCACGATAATTCTGCATTTGGTCTTTCGTTGTCTTTAGATTACGCGAGAACTACGGGGAATGTAACATTCGAAAAATCATTGATGACTAATGCTTCACGATTATTTAGCCAAGACAAAGGCTGCAACATTTCTTTTGAGCCAAGTGGAAGTGATTTTCTTTCTCCTTGTCTTGAGGAAGCACTATGTATGAGTTTGGTACTTCAAAAGGAGGATTACCGCAAATGGCTGAAGGAATTTATGCCAGAGCTGTTTAGTGTAAGCTTCAATCTTGAGCCCGGTATTGTGAAAGACCGGACAGATGGACATTTAGTTCATTTGGATGGACTTAACTTTAGTCGTGCAAATTGTTTGAATGGTATCGCAAGGGCTCTTCCTGAGTTGAGTTATCTACACAAATTGGCTAATAAACATTTAATGTACTCTTTGCCTAATATTACAAACAATGATGACTATATGGGTTCGCATTGGCTAGGTACATTTGCTTTGTATGCCTTATCCAAGCATTGA
- a CDS encoding helix-turn-helix domain-containing protein translates to MRITDKTIKQKICPLEFAVNAISGKWKIPIVWRINEGEKRPSEMLRGIAKVDRRVLNQQLGEMVNDGILIKQSFHELPPRVEYSLTPLGKSLVEVLWKLNAWGELLLENSNKS, encoded by the coding sequence ATGCGTATAACAGATAAAACAATAAAACAAAAAATATGTCCATTGGAATTTGCTGTCAATGCGATTAGTGGGAAATGGAAAATTCCGATTGTATGGCGTATCAATGAAGGGGAAAAACGCCCAAGTGAAATGCTTCGTGGTATTGCAAAAGTTGATAGACGAGTGCTAAACCAACAATTGGGTGAAATGGTCAATGATGGCATTCTAATCAAACAATCTTTCCATGAGCTTCCTCCAAGAGTGGAGTATTCATTGACCCCCTTAGGGAAAAGTTTAGTGGAAGTACTCTGGAAATTGAATGCTTGGGGAGAACTTTTATTGGAAAATTCCAATAAAAGTTAG
- a CDS encoding peroxiredoxin-like family protein: MKNLEYEIAKLNANLATLPLEIKEIFGRSIQDLQSGDLTEKSLQIGDKFPDFNLVNLKREEIELGKLLKKGKVIVAFFRGSWCPYCNLELRALQQNLTHFTAVEATLLAISPQVPKFSEALLTDNNLDFELLFDEDNALAISVGISFELQDYAISSYDRLGINLSAYNGNDSNRLPVPAVFVIDPDYTISYRFMDVNYMNRLNIEELIAQL, from the coding sequence ATGAAAAATTTAGAATACGAAATTGCTAAATTAAATGCGAATTTAGCAACTCTTCCTCTCGAAATAAAGGAAATATTTGGCAGATCCATTCAGGATCTACAGTCTGGAGATCTAACCGAAAAGAGTCTGCAGATAGGGGACAAGTTCCCTGATTTTAATTTGGTGAATTTGAAGCGTGAAGAAATTGAGCTGGGAAAACTTCTGAAGAAAGGAAAGGTTATTGTGGCTTTTTTCCGCGGTAGCTGGTGTCCCTACTGTAATCTCGAGTTAAGAGCTTTACAACAGAATTTGACTCATTTTACTGCTGTTGAAGCCACTCTTCTTGCAATTTCGCCACAAGTGCCTAAGTTTAGCGAAGCACTTCTGACGGACAACAATTTGGATTTCGAATTGTTGTTTGACGAAGATAATGCTTTGGCAATCAGTGTTGGCATCTCATTTGAACTTCAGGATTATGCCATTTCAAGCTATGATCGCTTGGGAATCAATTTATCCGCCTACAATGGTAATGACAGCAACAGACTGCCGGTCCCTGCTGTTTTTGTGATCGATCCTGATTATACGATATCTTATCGATTTATGGATGTCAACTATATGAATAGGCTTAATATCGAAGAGTTAATAGCACAGCTATGA
- a CDS encoding DNA alkylation repair protein has protein sequence MSKIQRKGARRIADISIDCLASLNRGEIETANLMEWLAVDPRFLLEYILQQNGRIHYLKPILVLLDQLQKPTVNSINETIGRALLDLITQYRDNTFLTILSNHAADLVRCWATYTVGDNKQLEIEKLLLSMRPFAADRHFGVREISWMAIRNRIALDLERSIAGLSLWTMEKDENLRRFASEATRPRGVWCKHIDRLKQEPSLALSILEPLKSDPSKYVQDSVGNWLNDASKSQPSFVRALCNRWEQESDTKETQYIIRKALRTILK, from the coding sequence ATGAGTAAAATACAACGTAAAGGAGCAAGACGGATAGCGGATATTTCGATAGATTGCCTGGCCAGTCTGAACCGTGGAGAAATTGAAACTGCAAATCTTATGGAGTGGCTCGCTGTTGATCCACGGTTTTTACTCGAGTATATCCTTCAGCAAAATGGGCGCATTCATTACTTGAAACCAATCTTGGTACTGCTTGATCAGTTACAGAAACCGACGGTAAATTCCATCAATGAAACGATCGGGCGGGCGCTGCTCGATTTGATCACACAATATCGTGATAATACCTTCCTGACAATACTATCCAATCATGCTGCAGATCTCGTGCGTTGCTGGGCAACCTACACGGTCGGAGATAATAAGCAGCTTGAAATTGAGAAACTACTGTTGTCAATGCGTCCTTTTGCCGCAGATCGGCATTTTGGGGTGCGAGAAATCAGCTGGATGGCGATACGTAATAGGATAGCTTTGGACTTGGAAAGGAGTATTGCTGGTCTGAGTCTATGGACGATGGAGAAGGATGAAAATTTGAGACGTTTTGCTTCGGAGGCAACCCGACCGAGAGGTGTATGGTGTAAGCACATCGATCGCTTGAAGCAGGAGCCAAGTCTAGCCTTGTCTATTTTAGAACCGCTAAAATCTGACCCTTCAAAATATGTTCAGGATAGTGTTGGAAATTGGCTAAATGACGCCAGCAAAAGCCAACCCAGTTTTGTTAGGGCACTTTGTAATCGCTGGGAACAGGAAAGCGATACCAAGGAAACGCAATACATCATTCGAAAAGCACTTCGAACTATTCTGAAATAA
- the eptA gene encoding phosphoethanolamine--lipid A transferase EptA, with translation MLKNSLKLVHFVIFMSVLNFIFFHFPFYTFVFNNIDYRSFGGVILIASLIVLMLVMNAFVLYLFFSASRRFGKSILVLFFLINSVAVYFVNTYSVILDETMIGNILNTRYSESSGFFSFKLILYLIFLGIIPSIFIIKAKIIKDKPKKFLITTSLSLLFITILIFANASNWLWIDKNSKTLGALAMPWSYTVNISRFYIHEHQKNKKEILLPDATITDHRKAVVVLVIGESARRENFSLYGYQKNTNPLLSKTPNLYHFDATSCSTYTTAGVKCLLEHKNTDDLYEILPNYLYRNDVDVIWRTSNWGEPPVHIKEYETIDQLAANCKGEECAYDEVLLTRLKERICASKKDKVFVVLHTSTSHGPTYSRKYPARFEKFKPVCNSVELGNCSKEELINAYDNTVVYTDYILHKLIEDLKGLKEYNSAMLFVSDHGESLGENNLYMHGLPMSIAPKEQYEIPFIVWVSDHSKQLKPNKTLTQNHVFHSVLKFLDMKSPIYDENMDIFK, from the coding sequence ATGCTAAAAAACAGCTTAAAATTAGTACATTTTGTCATATTCATGAGTGTGTTGAATTTTATATTCTTCCATTTTCCGTTTTATACTTTTGTTTTTAACAACATTGATTATAGAAGCTTTGGCGGCGTTATTCTGATTGCTAGTTTAATCGTTTTAATGCTGGTGATGAATGCTTTTGTACTTTATCTGTTTTTTTCGGCGTCACGTCGCTTCGGGAAATCCATACTTGTTTTGTTCTTTCTGATCAATTCAGTCGCCGTTTATTTTGTCAATACGTATAGCGTGATTCTAGATGAAACAATGATCGGTAATATATTGAATACCCGGTATTCTGAGTCCAGTGGTTTCTTTTCATTCAAATTGATACTCTACTTAATTTTTCTTGGCATTATTCCTAGTATCTTCATTATCAAAGCCAAAATAATAAAAGATAAACCGAAAAAGTTCCTTATTACGACCTCTTTATCCCTGTTGTTTATTACTATTTTAATATTTGCTAATGCAAGTAACTGGCTATGGATTGATAAGAATTCTAAGACTCTCGGCGCGCTTGCCATGCCTTGGTCTTATACCGTAAATATTTCACGTTTTTACATTCACGAACATCAAAAGAATAAAAAAGAGATATTATTGCCTGACGCGACGATAACTGACCACAGAAAAGCGGTGGTCGTGCTTGTTATTGGAGAATCTGCAAGAAGGGAGAATTTTTCGTTGTATGGATATCAAAAAAATACAAATCCTTTGCTTTCAAAGACACCCAATCTTTATCATTTTGATGCAACCTCTTGTTCGACCTACACCACAGCAGGAGTAAAGTGTTTATTGGAACACAAAAATACAGACGATTTATACGAAATTCTGCCAAATTACCTTTACAGAAATGATGTTGATGTAATATGGCGTACAAGCAATTGGGGTGAGCCGCCTGTACATATTAAAGAATATGAAACAATTGACCAGCTTGCAGCAAACTGTAAAGGTGAAGAATGTGCTTACGATGAGGTTTTATTAACACGATTAAAAGAACGGATATGCGCGAGTAAAAAGGATAAAGTATTTGTCGTTCTTCACACAAGTACAAGCCATGGTCCAACATATAGCAGGAAGTACCCAGCTCGATTCGAAAAGTTTAAACCCGTTTGTAATAGTGTAGAATTAGGGAATTGTTCAAAAGAAGAGCTGATCAATGCTTACGATAATACGGTCGTCTATACGGACTATATTTTACACAAGCTGATAGAAGACCTAAAAGGATTAAAAGAATATAACAGTGCCATGTTATTCGTGTCTGATCATGGGGAGTCATTGGGTGAAAATAACCTATATATGCATGGGCTTCCAATGAGTATTGCTCCAAAAGAGCAATATGAAATTCCTTTTATTGTCTGGGTGTCTGACCATTCAAAACAGTTGAAACCAAATAAAACCTTGACCCAAAATCATGTATTTCATAGTGTGCTGAAATTTTTGGATATGAAGAGCCCTATCTATGATGAGAATATGGATATTTTCAAATAG
- a CDS encoding Gfo/Idh/MocA family protein: MSTFNLNRRKFIQGAGAVLTLSALQVKALSFKDIVKKFRVGLIGAGWYGRSDLCRLIQVCDVDVVAICDVDNHHLHEAGRLISDRQVSKKVPKLYNDYREMLANHKFDLVLIATPDHWHAKQAIDAIRSGAHLYLQKPISVDVLEGDAIWRAARKYNRKVQVGTQRRSTAHLVDAKNRVIDRGLLGKISHVEMCCYYPMRKNGNPPAEAVPDFFDYELWTGPAPLRAYDGLPHGSWWRTFMAYGNGITGDMGMHMFDTVRWLLQLKWPKSVYAKGGIYVQKGGKSTIADTQTAIFEYEDLNCVWQHRTWGSPVDPDYPWAFIIYGDKGTLKGSVMKYEFIPIGDGKSIRQDVILEKEEFPEDLTEQRIELHTAPATRKHMLDLLSAIDNNRLPIADIEEGYISTASCILANLSMQLNRPLVYDPTHKICIGDPEATRMLRRPYRSPWQHPYE; this comes from the coding sequence ATGAGTACTTTCAATTTAAATCGCAGGAAATTTATCCAAGGAGCAGGAGCAGTCCTAACCTTGTCAGCCTTGCAAGTTAAAGCCTTGTCATTTAAAGATATCGTGAAAAAATTTCGGGTTGGGTTGATTGGTGCAGGCTGGTACGGGAGAAGTGATTTGTGTCGTTTAATTCAGGTTTGTGATGTCGATGTCGTTGCGATATGTGATGTTGATAACCATCACTTACATGAAGCGGGGCGCCTAATTAGTGATCGTCAGGTTTCGAAAAAGGTTCCGAAACTTTACAATGACTACAGGGAAATGCTGGCTAATCACAAATTTGATCTCGTTCTAATAGCAACTCCAGATCATTGGCATGCAAAACAGGCTATTGACGCAATACGTTCGGGTGCCCATCTTTATTTGCAAAAACCTATTAGTGTTGATGTGCTCGAGGGCGATGCGATTTGGCGTGCTGCAAGAAAATATAACAGAAAAGTTCAGGTAGGAACTCAACGCAGAAGCACAGCTCATCTTGTGGATGCCAAGAATCGTGTGATCGATCGCGGTTTACTCGGTAAAATTTCTCATGTAGAAATGTGCTGTTACTATCCTATGCGAAAGAATGGCAATCCTCCTGCCGAAGCAGTGCCAGATTTTTTTGATTATGAACTTTGGACTGGGCCAGCACCTTTGCGTGCCTATGATGGCCTACCTCATGGTAGCTGGTGGCGAACCTTTATGGCCTACGGGAACGGAATAACCGGGGACATGGGAATGCATATGTTTGATACAGTGCGTTGGCTTTTGCAGCTTAAATGGCCAAAAAGCGTTTATGCGAAAGGGGGAATTTATGTTCAAAAAGGTGGGAAATCGACAATTGCCGATACGCAAACGGCCATATTTGAATACGAAGATCTGAATTGCGTATGGCAGCATAGGACATGGGGTTCACCAGTAGACCCAGACTATCCTTGGGCATTCATTATATATGGTGATAAAGGTACTTTGAAGGGGAGCGTTATGAAATATGAATTTATCCCTATCGGAGATGGTAAGTCCATTCGACAAGATGTTATTTTGGAAAAAGAAGAGTTTCCCGAAGATCTTACAGAGCAACGGATAGAGCTTCATACTGCTCCTGCTACCAGAAAGCATATGCTTGATCTTTTATCGGCAATTGATAATAATCGTCTTCCTATAGCGGATATCGAAGAAGGGTATATATCGACCGCAAGCTGTATTTTAGCCAATTTGTCGATGCAGCTAAATCGCCCCTTAGTGTATGATCCAACACATAAAATATGTATTGGTGACCCCGAGGCCACTCGAATGCTGCGCAGACCCTATCGCAGTCCGTGGCAGCATCCGTATGAATAA